One stretch of Pseudomonas sp. NC02 DNA includes these proteins:
- a CDS encoding gamma-glutamylcyclotransferase, whose protein sequence is MTAIESDLLQLAYPPRLDLGPQLTHEQLMSSMQATMALHKGGPVWLFAYGSLIWRPECSSTQRMRARVHGYHRGLYLWSHEHRGTPEIPGLVFGLDRGGSCSGFAYRLPEDQLEASLYALWQREMPYPSYRPHWLSCRLEDGSQVQALGFVLERHLPSYAGNLPDIVLNHVLQSACGRYGTTRDYVEQTVNALRSHAMPDKNLEARLKRCSKGCSDD, encoded by the coding sequence ATGACCGCCATTGAATCTGATCTTTTGCAATTGGCTTACCCTCCGCGGCTCGATCTGGGGCCGCAACTCACTCACGAACAGTTGATGAGCTCGATGCAAGCCACCATGGCGCTGCACAAGGGTGGGCCGGTCTGGCTATTCGCTTACGGTTCGCTGATCTGGCGGCCTGAATGTTCGTCGACACAGCGGATGCGGGCGCGGGTCCACGGTTATCACCGGGGCTTGTACCTGTGGTCCCATGAGCACCGGGGCACGCCGGAAATACCGGGGCTGGTGTTTGGCCTGGATCGCGGCGGCTCGTGCAGCGGGTTTGCCTACCGCTTGCCGGAAGATCAACTGGAGGCCTCGCTGTATGCCCTGTGGCAGCGCGAGATGCCGTATCCCTCGTACCGGCCGCACTGGCTCAGCTGTCGTCTGGAAGATGGCAGCCAGGTGCAGGCATTGGGATTTGTCCTGGAACGGCACCTGCCCAGTTATGCCGGCAATTTGCCCGACATCGTGCTGAATCACGTGTTGCAAAGCGCTTGCGGGCGTTACGGCACTACGCGCGATTATGTCGAGCAGACCGTCAACGCCCTGCGTAGCCACGCCATGCCAGACAAGAATCTGGAGGCGCGGCTCAAGCGGTGTTCCAAAGGCTGTTCCGACGATTAA